From Algoriphagus sp. NG3, the proteins below share one genomic window:
- a CDS encoding type II toxin-antitoxin system HicA family toxin, whose translation MKKFKVKDVLRLLGKDDWYLHDQKGSHRQFKHPTKKGRVTVNGKPSDTLSQELLNSIWKQAGWK comes from the coding sequence ATGAAGAAATTCAAAGTCAAAGATGTCCTCAGGCTTCTGGGCAAAGACGACTGGTATCTTCATGATCAGAAGGGAAGTCACCGACAGTTCAAACATCCCACTAAAAAGGGTCGCGTCACAGTAAACGGGAAGCCGTCTGATACGCTGAGTCAGGAACTTCTCAACAGTATCTGGAAGCAGGCGGGCTGGAAATAG
- a CDS encoding arylsulfatase has protein sequence MKVIKIYLFFLLLYGSSGVAIAQDVLPFPVTPSASNAGLTMQTSEYNKRVDPQRLSKDAPNILIILIDDCGPATPSTYGGEIYTPNLSRIADLGISYNRFHSTAMCSPTRASILTGRNHTAVGNGQIAEIANDWDGFSGTIPKTAATVAEVLKAYGYNTSAFGKWHNTPAEQTTSKGPFDYWPTGYGFEYFYGFLAGEASQYEPHLVRNTTVVSHPETTQGHDYYHLTEDITEDAIVWLREQEAFSPEKPFFMYWAPGAVHGPHHVTKEWADKYKGKFDDGWDAYRERAFKRQKEMGWIPQDAELTERDPTMTAWSDIPESERAFQSRLMEVYAGYTEHTDHNVGLLIDEIENLGKLDNTLIFYIWGDNGSSAEGQNGSISELLAQNSIPTTIQQHIDALEKLGGLDVLGSAKTDNMYNAGWAWAGSTPYRSTKLVAAHFGGTRQPMAVSWPKNIKHDNTPRPQFHHVVDIVPTIYEAVNIQEPKVVNGFTQDPIHGVSMDYTFADPNAEGTRKLQFFDIMGSRGLYYDGYFASAFGLRNPWVPGLPAGAATWNPEEDTWELYNIEEDWSQANDLSAEMPEKLAEMKNMFLVESAKNKNLPIGGGLWSVVYHPEDAPATPYTEWSFAGPIERMPEFAAPKLGKFDNNVKMEITVPENANGVLYALGSFSGGLACYVKDGYLSYEYNLFEIDRTHIKAKTKLPTGKVEIEVVSRLAAPERGSPLDVTLMVNGEEVATGQVPITAAFTFTANDCLDFGSDLGSPVSVDYYDQAPFKFNGTIGKSKIWYPKK, from the coding sequence ATGAAAGTTATTAAGATTTATTTATTTTTTCTGCTTCTGTACGGGTCCTCTGGAGTTGCAATAGCGCAGGATGTGCTTCCTTTTCCGGTAACTCCATCAGCAAGCAACGCGGGTCTCACGATGCAGACCTCCGAATATAATAAGAGGGTGGATCCTCAGCGTCTTTCAAAGGATGCTCCTAATATATTGATCATACTCATAGATGACTGCGGCCCGGCTACTCCATCTACCTATGGCGGTGAGATATATACACCTAATTTAAGCCGTATTGCCGACCTCGGTATTTCATATAACCGATTTCACTCCACCGCAATGTGCTCGCCTACCCGAGCTTCCATTCTGACAGGCAGAAACCACACTGCTGTAGGCAATGGGCAAATCGCTGAAATCGCCAATGATTGGGACGGGTTTAGTGGTACTATCCCCAAAACAGCCGCCACTGTGGCGGAAGTCTTGAAAGCATACGGATATAATACCAGTGCCTTTGGAAAATGGCATAACACACCTGCTGAGCAAACTACCTCTAAGGGGCCTTTTGATTACTGGCCTACTGGTTATGGTTTTGAATATTTTTACGGGTTCCTGGCTGGTGAGGCTTCCCAATATGAACCGCATCTCGTCCGTAATACCACCGTGGTTTCTCATCCGGAGACCACCCAGGGACATGATTATTATCATTTGACTGAGGACATTACAGAAGATGCCATCGTTTGGTTAAGAGAGCAGGAGGCATTTTCACCAGAAAAACCATTTTTTATGTACTGGGCTCCCGGGGCTGTCCATGGACCACATCACGTGACCAAAGAGTGGGCAGATAAATACAAGGGAAAATTTGATGATGGATGGGATGCCTATAGAGAGCGTGCATTTAAGAGACAGAAGGAGATGGGGTGGATTCCCCAAGATGCTGAGCTTACCGAGCGTGATCCGACTATGACCGCATGGAGTGATATTCCTGAATCGGAAAGAGCATTCCAAAGTAGGTTAATGGAAGTGTATGCTGGCTATACTGAGCACACTGATCATAATGTAGGATTGTTGATAGACGAAATAGAAAACCTTGGCAAATTGGATAATACCCTCATCTTTTATATCTGGGGCGACAACGGTTCTTCAGCAGAGGGGCAAAATGGATCAATAAGTGAACTGTTGGCCCAGAATAGTATTCCTACCACTATTCAGCAGCATATTGATGCATTGGAAAAGCTAGGTGGGTTGGATGTATTGGGCTCTGCCAAGACTGATAATATGTACAATGCCGGATGGGCTTGGGCAGGATCTACTCCTTATAGATCAACTAAGTTGGTTGCGGCCCATTTTGGAGGTACACGTCAGCCCATGGCCGTATCCTGGCCTAAAAACATTAAACATGATAATACCCCGAGGCCGCAATTTCACCATGTAGTTGACATCGTTCCTACTATCTATGAAGCGGTCAACATTCAGGAGCCTAAGGTGGTCAATGGGTTTACCCAAGATCCAATCCATGGTGTGAGCATGGATTATACCTTTGCGGATCCCAATGCGGAGGGAACACGAAAATTGCAGTTCTTTGATATTATGGGCAGTAGGGGACTTTACTATGATGGGTATTTTGCGTCGGCATTCGGGCTGCGTAACCCATGGGTTCCCGGACTCCCAGCGGGAGCTGCCACCTGGAACCCTGAAGAGGATACTTGGGAGCTCTATAATATAGAAGAAGACTGGAGCCAGGCTAATGACTTATCTGCTGAAATGCCCGAAAAGCTGGCAGAAATGAAAAATATGTTCTTGGTGGAATCCGCGAAAAACAAAAACCTTCCTATTGGTGGAGGTCTGTGGTCTGTGGTTTACCACCCTGAAGATGCCCCGGCAACCCCCTATACCGAATGGTCATTTGCTGGCCCAATAGAGCGGATGCCTGAATTTGCAGCTCCTAAACTCGGGAAGTTTGATAATAATGTGAAGATGGAGATAACAGTGCCGGAAAATGCAAATGGTGTGCTATATGCTCTTGGTAGTTTCTCGGGAGGATTGGCTTGCTATGTCAAGGATGGGTATTTATCCTATGAGTATAATTTGTTTGAAATCGACAGAACTCACATTAAGGCGAAGACTAAACTGCCTACAGGGAAGGTAGAGATAGAAGTCGTTTCCAGATTAGCAGCACCCGAGCGGGGTTCTCCTTTAGATGTCACGTTGATGGTAAACGGGGAAGAGGTGGCTACGGGGCAGGTGCCGATTACTGCTGCCTTCACTTTTACGGCAAATGATTGCCTAGACTTTGGAAGTGATCTGGGATCGCCTGTTTCAGTGGATTATTATGACCAAGCCCCTTTTAAGTTTAATGGCACCATCGGTAAATCGAAAATCTGGTACCCCAAAAAGTAA
- the uvrB gene encoding excinuclease ABC subunit UvrB — MEFKLTSDYQPTGDQPKAIAELTKGVLNGDQAQVLLGVTGSGKTFTVANLIQQTQKPTLVLSHNKTLAAQLYGEFKQFFPENAVEYFISYYDYYQPEAFIPTSGTYIEKDLSINEEIEKLRLSATSALLTGRRDVIVVASVSCIYGIGNPDEFGKNVIRLQEGDRIPRNQLLFKLVDILYSRTQLELTRGTFRVKGDTVDIFVAYADWGYRIFFWGDEIEAIQRFDPATGKKLNDEKIISIFPANLFVTGKDTLQTAIHEIQYDMVDQVNFFEREGKFMEAKRLQERTEFDLEMMRELGYCSGVENYSRYFDRRAPGARPFCLLDYFPDDFLLVVDESHVTLPQVRAMWGGDRSRKVNLVDFGFRLPSALDNRPLKFEEFQDLTNQAIYVSATPADYELSLTEGVVVEQIIRPTGLLDPTIEVRPSQNQIDDLLEEIDQTIKTGARTLVTTLTKRMAEELQKFLERAGVKSRYIHSEVKTLDRVEILRELRLGVFDVLVGVNLLREGLDLPEVSLVAILDADKEGFLRNERSLVQTIGRAARNSEGRVIMYADKITDSMQSAIDETKRRRALQIEYNTEQGITPTTILKSHDKIMGQTKVADSKKNAKFYAEPMPGEESMAADPVVQYLSKDKLEKLIAQTQKLMEKAAKELNFMEAARLRDEWQSQKSRLEQLNRGVSK, encoded by the coding sequence ATGGAATTTAAACTTACCTCAGATTATCAGCCTACTGGAGACCAGCCTAAGGCGATAGCTGAACTTACGAAGGGTGTATTAAATGGTGACCAGGCACAGGTTCTGCTTGGGGTTACTGGTTCTGGAAAAACATTTACTGTCGCCAACCTTATTCAGCAAACGCAGAAACCCACGCTGGTTTTAAGCCATAATAAAACGCTTGCAGCACAATTGTACGGGGAATTCAAGCAGTTTTTTCCTGAAAATGCTGTGGAATATTTCATATCCTACTACGATTATTATCAGCCCGAAGCTTTTATTCCTACTTCTGGTACTTATATAGAAAAAGACCTTTCGATCAATGAGGAAATAGAAAAACTCAGGCTGAGCGCTACTTCTGCCTTGCTGACGGGACGAAGGGATGTGATCGTAGTAGCTTCTGTGTCATGTATCTATGGTATTGGTAATCCGGATGAGTTTGGGAAAAATGTCATCAGGCTTCAGGAAGGTGATAGGATACCAAGGAATCAGTTACTCTTCAAACTAGTGGATATCCTTTATAGCCGTACACAACTGGAGCTCACACGTGGCACGTTTCGGGTGAAAGGTGATACTGTGGACATCTTTGTGGCCTATGCCGACTGGGGATACCGTATATTCTTCTGGGGAGATGAGATAGAGGCTATTCAGCGATTTGATCCGGCTACGGGGAAAAAGCTGAATGATGAAAAAATCATTTCAATTTTCCCGGCAAATCTATTTGTAACAGGAAAGGATACCCTGCAAACTGCCATACATGAGATACAATACGATATGGTGGATCAGGTGAATTTCTTCGAAAGAGAAGGTAAATTCATGGAGGCCAAACGTCTTCAGGAGCGAACTGAGTTTGATTTGGAAATGATGCGTGAATTGGGCTATTGCTCTGGTGTGGAGAATTATTCCCGATATTTTGATAGAAGAGCTCCCGGTGCCAGACCGTTCTGTCTGCTGGATTACTTCCCAGACGATTTTTTGCTTGTTGTGGATGAGAGCCATGTGACTTTGCCCCAGGTCAGAGCGATGTGGGGAGGGGATAGATCAAGGAAGGTGAATCTGGTAGATTTTGGTTTTAGACTTCCTTCGGCTTTGGATAATAGGCCCTTGAAATTCGAGGAATTCCAGGATCTGACTAACCAGGCGATTTATGTTTCTGCTACCCCTGCTGATTATGAACTTTCTCTGACCGAAGGCGTGGTTGTAGAGCAGATCATCCGTCCTACCGGGCTTTTGGATCCTACCATAGAGGTGCGGCCAAGTCAAAACCAAATTGATGATTTGCTGGAAGAAATAGATCAGACTATTAAGACGGGAGCACGAACACTCGTTACTACCCTCACGAAGAGAATGGCTGAGGAACTCCAGAAATTCCTCGAAAGAGCCGGGGTGAAGTCCCGATACATTCACTCGGAAGTGAAAACTCTTGACCGTGTGGAGATTTTGAGGGAACTACGCTTGGGTGTTTTCGATGTGCTGGTAGGAGTGAACCTGCTGAGGGAAGGACTGGATTTACCAGAGGTTTCCTTGGTGGCAATATTGGATGCGGATAAGGAAGGTTTTTTGAGAAATGAGCGAAGTTTGGTGCAGACGATAGGACGTGCTGCAAGGAATTCTGAAGGCCGTGTAATTATGTATGCGGATAAGATCACAGACTCCATGCAGTCAGCGATAGATGAAACCAAGCGAAGACGTGCCCTACAGATCGAATACAATACGGAGCAGGGCATTACGCCGACTACTATCTTAAAATCGCATGACAAAATCATGGGGCAGACGAAAGTGGCCGATTCCAAGAAAAATGCGAAGTTCTATGCCGAGCCTATGCCTGGTGAAGAAAGCATGGCTGCGGATCCGGTAGTGCAATACCTGAGCAAGGATAAGTTGGAGAAATTGATTGCTCAGACTCAAAAATTGATGGAGAAAGCTGCCAAGGAACTCAATTTCATGGAGGCAGCACGCCTTCGGGATGAGTGGCAATCCCAAAAATCCAGGTTGGAGCAGCTAAACCGAGGTGTTAGCAAGTAG
- a CDS encoding type II toxin-antitoxin system HicB family antitoxin: protein MKKLIVNITWDDNFGAYSDILPGCVATAKSLEGVKEAYASAMAMHLQGMVEDGEEIPSILQNDYEADYRLNTQALLKSLDGKISRAAIARASGINERQLGHYITGRVTPRPDNRKKVVEGIHQIASELLKVV from the coding sequence ATGAAAAAGTTAATCGTAAATATCACTTGGGATGATAATTTCGGCGCATATAGCGATATACTTCCGGGATGTGTGGCAACAGCCAAAAGCCTCGAAGGCGTGAAAGAAGCCTATGCTTCAGCCATGGCTATGCACCTACAGGGAATGGTGGAAGACGGGGAAGAAATCCCCTCGATTCTTCAGAATGACTATGAGGCTGACTATCGGCTCAATACACAAGCACTTCTTAAATCACTCGACGGCAAAATCTCCCGGGCGGCCATCGCTCGGGCTTCAGGCATCAATGAGCGCCAGCTTGGTCATTACATCACCGGACGTGTGACCCCCCGTCCGGACAATAGAAAAAAAGTTGTGGAAGGTATTCATCAGATAGCTTCCGAGCTCCTAAAAGTCGTGTAG
- a CDS encoding T9SS type A sorting domain-containing protein, whose translation MEIWGKITAREAFFPGRIYSIFPAVVFWCLWLNHSFCQEINSYRTIGSGNFDNIAIWEIFDGVFWTAASAKPNFLNDIYIDQTRKVTLTGNEAVKSLYINAETGAGEKLNLNGFNLDVYGSLRAFSGAAPGAPSGSWNSQNWIGNSVASSITFRGTSRVIVPKNAWSGFTTQSRYSVIFEPEDGHTLTIEEPLKAVRFTIRSGTLLQKLDVSVNPNFCASLTFNTETTFYPTGPFGEFIIEPNGTLISECNQNIIARSISGSVSASLVDLQPGAELILLGTSPQIEAANLQLDGKVSFRKNSGIQNFLTQAYPSSEVPLTFHDLEIQGTQNVTIPAALSVSGDISQTGSGQFQFQNSHLTLLGHEDQLISGFSLNTQDLTVDKSDGKVLLAQNLNVRRNLTMVDGKLDFQDNTLTINTSNSGTLNYLGGSWESLSSFTYANVPAIFDASNATFPFGDRYHGGIRKVQLLGTNSGGDLTIDYTEYYGADYAPNFNDLDDTPILYRLYSYFNFSGLNPSTNPVELRISADKLIVDEPEDLRLVCTGYAAPGLHVESSDHVNLWAIRSLIFDDLPGNNFTVGSFRPLSILPLTWLSISAIRDNGFPQISWSLASEKNLKNFEIYRSLDTTKTWEKIGETLSQGDSEVPTDYHYTDENRFPSTAVYYQIKALDEIENWSWSSVVRLAGESPTIPTRPTIYPNPHISGEIGIILPSDFLGERIEISVIDAKGNLIAGFLNDERTLSEYLEKLSAGVYILRITHKSSVVQMRWIKL comes from the coding sequence ATGGAAATATGGGGCAAAATAACAGCCCGAGAGGCATTTTTTCCAGGCCGAATATACAGCATATTCCCGGCAGTTGTTTTTTGGTGCCTATGGTTAAACCACTCATTCTGTCAGGAAATCAATTCTTACAGGACAATCGGTTCAGGCAATTTTGATAATATCGCTATCTGGGAAATTTTCGACGGAGTGTTTTGGACAGCTGCCTCTGCTAAACCTAATTTTCTAAACGATATATATATAGATCAAACCCGTAAAGTGACATTGACAGGTAACGAAGCCGTAAAAAGCTTATATATCAATGCTGAAACCGGTGCAGGTGAAAAATTAAATCTGAATGGTTTTAATCTTGACGTGTATGGATCACTTAGGGCATTTTCCGGTGCCGCTCCCGGTGCTCCTTCAGGATCATGGAACAGTCAAAATTGGATAGGCAATTCTGTCGCCAGCAGCATTACCTTCAGAGGAACCTCAAGAGTAATAGTCCCAAAAAATGCATGGAGCGGTTTTACAACCCAAAGTAGGTATTCCGTCATATTTGAGCCGGAAGATGGTCATACGTTGACGATAGAGGAACCATTAAAAGCTGTAAGGTTTACCATCAGGTCGGGAACCCTGCTCCAAAAGCTAGATGTATCAGTGAATCCTAACTTCTGTGCCTCTCTCACTTTCAATACGGAAACTACCTTCTATCCCACCGGCCCTTTTGGGGAGTTTATCATTGAACCCAATGGCACGTTAATTTCGGAGTGTAACCAAAATATAATTGCGCGTTCAATTTCTGGATCTGTAAGTGCCAGCCTAGTAGATCTTCAGCCTGGAGCAGAGCTTATTCTTTTGGGAACTTCGCCTCAGATTGAAGCAGCAAACCTACAATTAGATGGAAAAGTCAGCTTTAGAAAGAACTCAGGCATCCAGAATTTTCTGACTCAAGCTTATCCCAGCTCTGAAGTACCCTTAACTTTTCACGATCTGGAAATCCAAGGAACTCAGAATGTGACCATACCAGCAGCTTTATCTGTTTCAGGTGATATTTCCCAGACAGGATCTGGACAGTTTCAGTTCCAAAACTCACATCTTACCCTCTTGGGTCATGAGGATCAACTAATCTCGGGTTTTAGCCTAAACACCCAAGATCTCACCGTGGACAAATCCGATGGAAAGGTACTATTAGCACAAAACCTAAACGTTCGGAGGAATCTCACCATGGTGGATGGAAAGCTGGACTTCCAGGACAACACCTTAACTATAAACACCTCAAACTCCGGCACGCTGAATTATCTAGGGGGTTCCTGGGAGAGTCTTTCTTCCTTTACGTATGCCAACGTCCCAGCTATCTTTGATGCTTCTAACGCTACTTTCCCATTTGGTGACCGCTACCATGGAGGAATCCGAAAGGTGCAACTTCTTGGCACAAATTCCGGAGGAGATCTCACCATAGATTACACGGAATATTATGGAGCAGATTACGCCCCTAATTTCAACGACTTGGATGACACCCCCATTCTTTACCGGCTCTATAGCTACTTCAATTTTTCAGGGTTAAATCCAAGTACCAACCCAGTGGAATTGAGGATTTCAGCAGACAAGCTAATCGTCGATGAACCTGAGGATTTAAGGTTAGTCTGCACAGGATATGCTGCGCCGGGTCTGCACGTGGAGAGTTCTGACCATGTTAATCTCTGGGCCATAAGAAGTCTAATTTTTGATGACCTTCCCGGAAACAATTTTACAGTTGGTAGCTTTAGGCCACTCAGTATATTGCCTCTTACCTGGCTGTCCATTTCTGCAATACGCGATAATGGTTTCCCACAAATCTCCTGGTCGCTAGCATCGGAAAAAAACCTCAAAAACTTTGAGATCTATCGCTCTCTCGACACAACCAAAACCTGGGAAAAAATCGGAGAGACCCTAAGCCAGGGAGATTCTGAAGTCCCTACTGATTACCACTATACTGACGAAAACCGATTTCCTTCCACAGCGGTCTATTATCAGATCAAAGCACTTGATGAAATTGAGAATTGGTCTTGGAGTAGTGTAGTGCGATTAGCAGGAGAAAGCCCCACTATCCCTACAAGGCCTACGATCTACCCTAACCCACATATTTCTGGGGAAATTGGAATAATCCTGCCTAGTGATTTTTTAGGAGAGAGAATAGAGATTTCAGTAATTGACGCAAAGGGAAATTTAATTGCAGGGTTTCTAAATGATGAACGTACACTTTCAGAATATTTGGAGAAATTAAGTGCAGGAGTCTACATACTCAGGATTACCCACAAATCTTCTGTTGTGCAGATGAGGTGGATAAAACTGTAA
- a CDS encoding DUF4105 domain-containing protein: MRPNKTIISLIFLLAISVLYDVHAQSYRISLLTCDPGEEIYSSFGHSGIRVLDLDSGRDVVYNYGTFDFGAPNFVLNFAGGRLDYYLSVSTFDRFIAEYDYFRRSVREQVLNLNEEQKLELIRFLETNYLPENRAYRYDFFYDNCATRIRDAISTVLGDQLVWHDEEQEGVEKTFRELIDEMVYYMTWSDLGIDLALGSRLDRDATPHEEQFLPKYMEQAFARAEIQGDGPTRPLVSESRVILGFEKPEGTFGAVNPYWIFWVVALVFTAVTFVGFKKKKLFIGFDVVFFGVLGIIGLVMSLLWIYSLIPSTKWNWNILWAFPGHLVLAVALLKNTIKPWLLKYLLFALIMADASVVFWILGWQSFHPSLIPLLLVLILRTNYLYYNVGKFKKVV; encoded by the coding sequence ATGCGACCAAATAAAACAATAATTAGTTTGATTTTTTTGCTGGCTATCAGTGTTTTATATGATGTCCATGCTCAATCGTATCGAATCAGTCTGCTCACCTGTGATCCAGGAGAGGAGATTTATAGTTCTTTTGGGCATAGTGGGATCAGGGTTTTGGATCTGGACTCTGGTAGGGATGTAGTGTATAATTACGGTACGTTTGACTTTGGAGCGCCTAATTTTGTGCTGAATTTTGCAGGAGGTAGATTGGACTATTACTTGTCTGTCTCTACGTTTGATCGCTTTATTGCGGAATACGATTACTTTCGCCGCAGCGTGCGGGAGCAGGTGCTGAATCTGAATGAAGAGCAGAAGCTCGAGCTAATCCGGTTTTTGGAGACAAATTATCTACCGGAGAACCGGGCTTACCGCTATGACTTTTTCTATGACAACTGTGCTACACGGATACGGGATGCGATCAGCACGGTATTGGGAGATCAGCTAGTCTGGCACGATGAGGAGCAAGAGGGAGTAGAAAAGACCTTTCGGGAGTTGATCGATGAGATGGTCTATTATATGACTTGGTCTGACCTAGGGATAGATCTTGCACTTGGATCCCGTCTGGACAGAGATGCTACGCCTCATGAGGAGCAGTTCCTACCTAAGTATATGGAGCAGGCTTTTGCCAGGGCTGAGATACAGGGTGATGGGCCTACGAGACCGTTGGTAAGTGAAAGTCGTGTGATTTTAGGCTTTGAAAAGCCTGAAGGAACGTTCGGTGCTGTGAATCCTTATTGGATTTTCTGGGTGGTCGCTTTGGTTTTTACCGCTGTGACATTTGTAGGATTCAAAAAGAAAAAGCTATTTATAGGCTTTGATGTGGTGTTTTTTGGGGTTTTGGGTATTATTGGTTTAGTGATGTCCCTTCTTTGGATTTACTCATTGATACCTTCTACCAAGTGGAACTGGAATATACTTTGGGCTTTTCCCGGGCATCTGGTTTTGGCGGTTGCGTTGCTTAAAAACACCATCAAGCCTTGGTTATTGAAATACTTGCTCTTTGCCCTGATCATGGCAGATGCTTCAGTGGTTTTCTGGATTTTGGGATGGCAGTCTTTTCACCCGAGCCTTATTCCTTTGCTGCTGGTGTTGATTCTAAGGACAAATTACTTGTACTATAATGTCGGGAAATTTAAGAAGGTGGTATAG
- a CDS encoding glycine zipper family protein — protein MRIFKLLLAVNMFLLLTSVSEAQKKTSLASGLGLYVFPSNQQDQATQEADEAACYKWAQEQTGVDPLNPTEIKSEQVDKSPDGTAVVGAAGGAAAGAAIGAIAGDTGKGAAIGAMAGALRGRRAKVIGDEAAQQKSNQTAAAQEKELMDNYKKAFTACLEGKGYTVK, from the coding sequence ATGAGGATTTTTAAACTTCTACTTGCAGTGAATATGTTTTTGCTTTTGACCTCAGTATCTGAGGCGCAAAAGAAAACCAGTCTTGCTTCCGGGCTTGGCCTCTATGTATTTCCTTCTAACCAGCAGGATCAGGCTACCCAAGAGGCAGATGAGGCGGCTTGCTATAAGTGGGCCCAGGAGCAAACGGGCGTGGACCCTTTGAACCCAACCGAAATAAAGAGTGAGCAAGTTGATAAATCCCCTGACGGTACGGCAGTGGTAGGGGCAGCCGGTGGGGCAGCAGCAGGGGCTGCTATTGGGGCCATTGCCGGAGATACTGGCAAGGGAGCGGCAATTGGTGCTATGGCGGGAGCGCTAAGAGGAAGAAGAGCGAAGGTGATAGGTGATGAAGCCGCTCAGCAAAAAAGTAACCAAACTGCAGCAGCTCAGGAAAAAGAGCTTATGGACAATTATAAAAAAGCATTCACTGCATGCCTAGAGGGTAAAGGATACACTGTAAAATAA
- a CDS encoding porin family protein, which translates to MKKCLFILFFMSIGFYSHSQVLISLLFGDKLNSPGMEFGLEGGMNMSSLGNMDGNKRLSSLNIGFYLDIRLNDPWYIYTGLLAKSRMGLSNLSSDDLDFLQSEEYAEPGDYSQVLNYFIVPALAKYKLKNHVYFEAGPQFALMHKSWVEYKSDVDGKDARIRDYNKDMINRLDVGVTAGMGYRLMKGNGMTIGLKYYYGFVDVYKDRSGTKNNSLFLKMNIPIGAAKADEN; encoded by the coding sequence ATGAAGAAGTGTCTTTTCATTCTGTTTTTTATGAGTATTGGCTTCTATTCCCATTCTCAGGTATTAATTTCTCTCTTGTTTGGTGATAAACTTAATTCCCCTGGGATGGAGTTTGGTCTGGAAGGTGGGATGAACATGTCCAGTCTGGGGAATATGGATGGAAACAAAAGATTGTCCAGTCTCAATATAGGATTCTATCTGGATATCCGCTTAAATGACCCTTGGTATATATATACCGGACTTCTGGCTAAATCCCGGATGGGTCTCTCAAATCTGAGCTCTGATGATTTGGATTTTCTTCAATCCGAAGAGTATGCTGAGCCTGGGGACTATAGTCAAGTATTAAATTACTTTATTGTCCCCGCACTCGCAAAATATAAACTCAAAAACCATGTCTATTTTGAAGCAGGGCCACAGTTTGCGCTGATGCATAAGAGTTGGGTGGAGTATAAGTCCGATGTAGATGGGAAGGATGCCAGAATCCGGGATTATAATAAGGATATGATAAATCGCCTGGATGTGGGAGTAACTGCCGGGATGGGCTATAGGCTCATGAAAGGTAACGGAATGACCATAGGGCTAAAATACTATTACGGATTTGTTGATGTCTATAAAGACAGATCAGGAACAAAGAACAATTCATTGTTCCTAAAAATGAATATCCCTATCGGCGCTGCTAAAGCTGATGAAAACTAG
- a CDS encoding ATP-binding protein: MTLQEVKSLAARGEGLRIEFKKKATFPEKIVRELIAFANTSGGDLLIGVDDDGTVSGQRYIEEEVFVMEKAIRELILPALDYELFTLKISEKKGVAVFKVGVSPQRPHYLKEKDRKQAYVRVEDRSVQASKEVWEILRRGRVPRDMVFTYGRKEEILMKALGESDKITLKEFEKLANLPRFLASKTLVRLVLANVLEIHPQEAEDFFTLKE; encoded by the coding sequence ATGACGCTGCAGGAAGTGAAGTCTCTCGCTGCAAGAGGAGAGGGGTTGAGAATAGAGTTTAAGAAGAAGGCGACTTTTCCGGAGAAAATTGTCCGTGAATTAATCGCCTTTGCCAATACTTCTGGAGGTGATTTGTTGATAGGAGTGGATGATGACGGGACAGTATCCGGGCAGCGTTATATAGAAGAGGAGGTATTTGTGATGGAAAAAGCGATCAGGGAGCTTATTCTGCCTGCATTGGATTATGAATTGTTTACCCTGAAGATTAGTGAGAAAAAAGGAGTGGCGGTTTTTAAGGTTGGGGTCAGTCCACAACGTCCCCATTACCTGAAGGAAAAAGACAGAAAACAGGCGTATGTCCGTGTGGAGGACAGGTCTGTACAGGCGAGTAAGGAAGTTTGGGAGATTTTGCGAAGAGGGAGAGTTCCCAGAGATATGGTTTTTACTTATGGAAGAAAGGAAGAAATCCTGATGAAGGCTCTCGGGGAATCTGACAAAATCACCCTGAAGGAATTTGAGAAGCTTGCAAATCTGCCGCGGTTTCTGGCCTCCAAAACTTTGGTGCGTCTGGTTTTGGCAAATGTGCTGGAGATCCATCCACAGGAGGCGGAGGATTTTTTTACGTTGAAGGAGTAG